GTCTGCCTTCCATGCAGGGAGGAAGGGCTCAGTGGCCAAGAAACCTTACAATCCAATCCTGGGAGAAGTTTTCTACTGCCACTGGGATCTGcccacagaggcagaggagccaCCCCCACCCACGGTGAGACCTCATGCATCTGTAGGAAACACCACAACATAACCTTGTGATCCTGCATGAAGCAGTGAGATAATACATTTGATCTGTGGTTATTCAAATAAACCTACAGGTTATGTGTCCTAGATTTCACATTAATAAGGCAATCAACATCTATTTTTCAATGTGGAGGTACTAAGTTATTTTTTGATGTTTAGAGAATGAAGTATTTCTCCCTTAATATTGTGTATATGTAATCTTAATTCAAATTTCAAGAACTACTAAGAAACACCTACCAAGACATTTAACAAAATGTTCATTTTGCATTAGATCTGGCTGCCTTGTTATTGATGCTCTAATTGCTTCAAGTGGTACCACACATTTTATAGATAAAATacaaatcataatcataaaaatatgtttttcatattgtgtACAGCTGTAACATGGAAAAAGCAATTAGTGattcatctgttttttaatcttttactcTACACCACCCTTCAGGAGACAATAGCAGAGGGTCCAGTTCCCTGGTCTTCATCCAACAGCGTGTGTTTTGTGGCAGAGCAGGTCTCTCACCACCCCCCCAGTGAGTGCCCCACCTTCCTGTGAGAGATTACTCTGCACTGCCCAAACCTCTGCACATGTCTGGTCAAGGAAATCCAGCTGAACACTGACTTTTTATCTTCAAAGTTACCCACAGCCATTCTTTCTATTAGCTCATTTATCATTCAGATTTAGAATCCAGAAAACTGGTACAGCAAACATATCCCAGTGACCATGTTTTGTATTAGGATTTCTGTCCTGATATTTGTTTAGATACTTGCTTGTTGGATTGTCACTgagatgttttctctttttgtccaCACTCATCAGTGTTTCTTCTCATCTCTCTTTAGTTTCTGCATTTTACGCAGAGTGTTTAAATAAGAAGATCCAGTTCAACGCTCACATCTGGACTAAGTCAAAGTTCTTAGGCATGTCCATAGGTGTCCACAACATCGGCCAAGGTATTCAATACGACTGTCccacacaccacaacacaccttTGACACACTCTGATAGAACTTTGTGGATTTGTAatgattgttttctgtttttcaggcTGTGTGTCATGTTTGGAGCATGATGAACATTACATCCTCAACTTCCCCAATGGATacggcaggtgtgtgtgtgtgtgtgttgtggcttCCCTCATCATAACTGTGTGATCATTACCGTCTGCTTCACTGACGAGAACCTGTGTGTCCAGGTCGATCCTGACCGTGCCGTGGGTGGAGCTGGGCGGAGAGTGCAACATCTCCTGCTCCAAGTCGGGCTACAGTGCAAACATAATGTTCCACACCAAACCCTTCTACGGAGGGAAGAAGCACAGGATCACTGCTGAGATTTTGTAAGATGGAAATAGTTGCACAACACGTTAGGTCTTATAGACCAGGAATAGATTTGAGTAAATATACTTagattcttttatttattttgtctcttGCAGTGCACCTAATGATAAGAAGTCTTACTGCTCCATTGAAGGGGAGTGGAATGGAGTGATGTACGCCAAGTGGGCGAATGGAGTGAGTCCTTTACTTTTACTTCCAATTTCCTATTTCCCTTTAAGTAGTGGAGATTGTGGATCATACTAGAAAAATAATCTAGTAAAATCAGTATTCATTGCATAGAGAAATTACTActaaatgaaaaagttgcaaagTGAGtaaatacattacattataatacattatattacatacGCTGCTTTTTGTGTTTCTAGGAGAACACAGTGTTCATCGACACGAGGAGGATAGGTATCATCaagaagaaagtgagaaagcTGGAAGACCAGCTTGATTACGAGTCCAGAAGGTGGGACGTGAAACTGTTTTCCAACAAATTGCTTTACTGAGAAGCCaactgtgggtttgtgtgtttgacttttaACCCTTTGATGCATCAGATTGTGGAGAGATGTGACGCTGAACCTGAGGCTGAGAGACATCGATTCAGCGACAGACGCCAAACACCGGTTGGAGGAGAAACAGCGATCTGAAGCacgagagaggaaggagaacgAGCAGCAGTGGGAGACGAGAGTGAGTCTGGtggaatttgtttttcagcttcaTAAAAGAACTCTGATACAGTTCAATACCAGACAATGCACTCCGGACATATTGTGATGTTAACATCTTTTACCCTTAACAATCACTATTTATTTGAACATCAAGTGATTGTTAATCTTAATATTTGAATAACTTTTAAGCAGAGCCCCACTGGTGTAGGTTTTCTGGTGTCAAATATTACATTTCCGATAGagatttatacatgtatttaaaaattaTTCCTAAGATGTCGTTATCAAAGCCCTCTAATAAAGAAATGCAACTTAGGCTTGTTGTTTTTCGGGTTAaccataaaatgtattaaactaTAGCATAAAGCTTTCTCCATAATTTAAGTACACACAAATCCAACTGCTCTATATCCCTGGTAGAAAGAGAACATTGTAATATTGACCTTTTTAAGTTTTGGGATTTTCTGGGGTCAGTAATTGTTactgcttgtgtttctctgcagctatTCCACGAGGACGGCGAGGTCTGGGTCTACGACGAGCCTCTCTTAAAGAGATTAGTCTCTCACAGGCAATGAGGAGACGACGCAcactctgacacaaacacacaaacgtatGCATCAagaaatgcacacacagcagagtCTTCATAAGAACTCTTTTGCAAAAAACACTTCTTATCCAAGCCTTGGAATGACTGATGATTGATTATGTACACAGCTTTGCGTCTGactgtaaaacaacaatatggaagTGAATGAATTCGAGCGGGAAAGCAACGAAGATGTAACCTGAAAATTAGTGAATCTTCTTCTCCTTATTTTGGGCAAACTCAGCTTTCAACGCCCTCGAGACCCACCATCACGAGGCCTGTCGGTGCACAGGGACGGGACAGGAGCGTCTCCGCTTTTCTCCACTCTGCCTGTCAGCTTCATGACCACACCCATCGTCTGCTCCACACACATGGTTTTTGTTGGGAGGGGGTGGGtacaggggggtgggggggggggggtggttggtGTTCAAATCAAATACAACAGCTCTCTACATCTCAGGGAATCTGGTGACTGAGGACAAATAAAGCTGCTGCCCCCTCTGAGAGTCTGACAGCCTTAGTACGGTGGAACGGATTCATCTTAAAGGGGCAGGGGAGAAATTCTCTGCTTGCCTGCAAATAGTTATAACTGTtgtttatatatagatatgataTACATATGatggatatataaatatatattcttttttattttcgatgctcttttttttccgtctctttttctttttggcaaTAGTGTAAAATATTTGAGGATATAAACTTGATGGCTTTACATCTTTAGGAATCATtccattgtttttcttctgttcccATTTAAAAGTTGACTCTGCACATATTTGGTCCTCCTCTGAGTTCTGTGTCTCGAGTGTTACCCAGAAGCAAAGCCCTGCGTAACGCACAGCACAGATAAATGGAATATATGCAATATAGAAATACTTTCCGCTGCCTGTCACTGGACACATTTGTACATCTGTtatgccaaaaaaaaacaatttggagaAAAGGTTGACGAGAACAAACGATCCCCCAAAAAAGCAGATGTTTCCATGCTACCTGAAGGCATTTACGAACGattgtttgtttacatatttttgtctttctggATTGCTTGTCTGTGATGAGGACGTAACAGTTGGACTTAGTCTGTGACGTCTCCCTTTCTGTTGTGCACATCACgtgtccctgtgtcctctccGAACCCGCTGACTCCACAGTGGATCACCTTGTTGACCGCTCCTGTGTCGTCGAAGGCTGAGGAGAGGGATACAGAGAGGAACCTGAGGTTCTGCATTCTGCTGGTTCAGTCTCCTTGTCATCTTGTGGTTTTTTTTGTCCATGGTTTTTCAACATGAGAACAACGTAGAGGGCGCTACTCCCCCCTGTTGTTCACCTCGGACCATTCATCATTCATTCTCTTATTTCAAGCTGGATCTAAATGCTGTCATATTTGTATGAGATACAGAAAttgaaaaaagagacagaattCACCTGAAAATGCCTGAGAACATCTTTTAATGCTGCAGCAACGACCCCCTAGAAccgttgtgttgtttctccaaGATATTTGGTCATAACTTTTAATAAACTGATCACGTCAATAGTAACTAAATTCAATTAATCTGTAGTAGCAGTTGAAAATGACATTCCTTATGCGTTATTTGTATCCAGTGACATACAAATTGGGGAGGGAAATACTTGTGTTTGCTGCACTCGAATTGAATCCTTTAAGTCTGACTAAAATGCTTTTTGAAACAACCCAGTCCAAGCTCAACACGAAGCttaaatttagtttattttctcttcCATTTTTCTTGT
The nucleotide sequence above comes from Platichthys flesus chromosome 9, fPlaFle2.1, whole genome shotgun sequence. Encoded proteins:
- the osbpl9 gene encoding oxysterol-binding protein-related protein 9 isoform X7, whose product is MVESIKHCIVLLQIAKDQSNEQQHANGLISTINPVDGIFQPPLDNPVVNSTMPTQNTLPTDASQVCKSEQRPSTLPVGPVVTVMGSLQTPTPDSTGSGPSGPSSGGASPGLIPLPSHSVPDFSYSSSEDEFYDADEFYQSTTSPKHCKDPSGPAAALPLSNKDTALKRPDTTESLNSSMSNGTTEADAFDSHDDRDDDGEGESVEEHKSVIMHLLSQVRLGMDLTKVVLPTFILERRSLLEMYADFFAHPDLFVSIAEQEEPRDRMVQVVKWYLSAFHAGRKGSVAKKPYNPILGEVFYCHWDLPTEAEEPPPPTETIAEGPVPWSSSNSVCFVAEQVSHHPPISAFYAECLNKKIQFNAHIWTKSKFLGMSIGVHNIGQGCVSCLEHDEHYILNFPNGYGRSILTVPWVELGGECNISCSKSGYSANIMFHTKPFYGGKKHRITAEIFAPNDKKSYCSIEGEWNGVMYAKWANGENTVFIDTRRIGIIKKKVRKLEDQLDYESRRLWRDVTLNLRLRDIDSATDAKHRLEEKQRSEARERKENEQQWETRLFHEDGEVWVYDEPLLKRLVSHRQ